A single Phoenix dactylifera cultivar Barhee BC4 chromosome 1, palm_55x_up_171113_PBpolish2nd_filt_p, whole genome shotgun sequence DNA region contains:
- the LOC103706066 gene encoding TPR repeat-containing protein ZIP4, which yields MRISELSPDRRPRSDDSQPLRLLLEDLESSIKEAESLSPDDLSSREKLATRLRRSLSRLTAALPLTEPAKLHIWKLSYRLWNACVDLSNAAGFRTDVRWRTDQAELRQIAADLLLLAGNPAGIPSAAFKSASFFHKTGQIWHELGRFDVAAGCFERAIDLTSTVPIDGIGGEEELRLLLDLNLSRSRTAWEVADRNLAIALLNRSKSLLFGSPAAFRTLAEQYLQFGKLDLAKKSPEGNSDASKLLTEALDLCEKGIAAAKGRGGGSGTLDLEELKGRCLRFLAAERLQAEDYEGVLRCVRVLRGDAAAGGAAAEHPSVGFVAMRAWLGAGRVGEAERELKGMMANKEVPEGVCVTAAEAYLAVAGAEAAWGVLTGLLGRCRAGAGAALRVVKRVAEGGGGGRAKVVADLAADDRVVALFEDAAAAKERNAMHAVLWNCGTEHFRSKVYDISAEMFEKSMLYVPHDEENRARRSNCFRVLGLCHLALMQLDQAEEFINEANKLEPNVKCAFLKFKIDLQKKDEKEAIDQIQAMVSCIDFNPEFLTLSTHEAIACQSLAVAVASLSILLNLYAPGKPMRMPEVAVLRNLITLLHRNPDGELEILKYTSVAGARMTELGVEGFFGTGAVGSRELNWFAGNSWNMGLKTGKEKKYEACAEFLELASAFYSAMNDESNGDQVMVCKSLILSVGAMLNVEEQKKVSLLDSDIKKAIEMLSRAGKILPLVSSAVQIVNDQHAEYSGLFFLHTFNSYHVLNRLNSDTRSQQLQLIKSFASSKACTPNHLLQLGCTALRGGRPNLEAAEFALNACLAALLASPLPDYHLISIVLRKLVCLSGLQDAEGGKNDGAYRVYRQAYQIIVGLKDGEYPIEEGKWLATTAWNKSGLAVRLHQFNVAERWMKMGLDLARHLKGMEKYIEGMEEYFANFERLCGVGAVDGSGGNEGKESSSRSQPVLLQTL from the exons ATGAGAATTTCCGAGCTCTCGCCGGACCGCCGGCCGAGATCCGACGACTCCCAGCCCCTCCGCCTCCTACTCGAAGacctcgagtcctccatcaaaGAAGCCGAATCCCTCTCCCCAGACGACCTCTCCTCGCGTGAGAAGCTCGCAACCAGGCTCCGGCGTTCCCTCTCCCGCCTTACCGCCGCCCTCCCCCTCACTGAACCCGCCAAGCTCCACATCTGGAAGCTCAGCTACCGCCTCTGGAACGCCTGCGTCGACCTCTCGAACGCCGCCGGCTTCCGCACCGACGTCCGCTGGCGGACGGACCAGGCTGAACTCCGCCAGATTGCTgcggacctcctcctcctcgccggAAACCCCGCTGGGATCCCCTCCGCCGCCTTCAAGTCCGCGTCCTTCTTCCACAAGACCGGTCAGATCTGGCACGAACTCGGCCGGTTCGATGTCGCCGCCGGCTGCTTCGAGAGGGCCATCGACCTGACCTCCACGGTCCCGATCGATGGGATCGGGGGCGAGGAGGAGCTGAGGCTCCTCCTCGATCTCAATCTCTCAAGGTCACGGACGGCGTGGGAGGTCGCCGATCGGAATCTCGCGATCGCTCTCCTCAATCGGTCCAAGAGCCTCCTCTTCGGATCGCCTGCGGCATTCCGAACCCTAGCGGAGCAGTACCTCCAGTTCGGGAAGCTCGATCTCGCCAAGAAATCGCCGGAGGGGAATTCCGATGCTTCGAAGCTGCTGACAGAGGCGCTCGATCTCTGCGAGAAGGGAATCGCGGCCGCGAAGGGCCGCGGCGGCGGCAGCGGAACTCTAGATCTGGAGGAGTTGAAAGGGCGGTGCCTCCGGTTCCTGGCAGCAGAGCGGCTCCAGGCGGAGGACTACGAGGGGGTGCTGCGGTGCGTTAGGGTTCTCCGGGGAGACGCGGCGGCGGGCGGAGCGGCGGCGGAGCACCCGAGCGTGGGGTTCGTGGCGATGAGGGCGTGGCTGGGGGCCGGGCGGGTGGGGGAGGCGGAGAGGGAGCTCAAGGGGATGATGGCGAACAAGGAGGTGCCAGAGGGCGTTTGCGTTACCGCCGCTGAAGCGTACCTAGCGGTGGCGGGGGCGGAGGCGGCGTGGGGGGTGCTGACGGGGTTGTTGGGGCGGTGCCGGGCCGGCGCTGGTGCGGCGCTCCGGGTGGTGAAGAGGGTGGCGGAGGGTGGCGGGGGAGGGCGGGCGAAGGTGGTGGCGGATCTGGCGGCGGACGATCGGGTGGTGGCGCTCTTCGAGGACGCCGCGGCTGCGAAGGAGCGGAACGCGATGCACGCGGTCCTCTGGAACTG TGGAACTGAGCATTTTCGATCAAAAGTCTATGACATAAGCGCAGAAATGTTTGAAAAATCGATGCTTTACGTCCCTCATGATGAGGAGAATAGAGCTCGGCGTTCAAACTGCTTCAGAGTCCTTGGCCTCTGCCACCTTGCACTCATGCAGCTTGATCAAGCGGAAGAATTCATCAATGAAGCTAATAAG CTTGAGCCGAACGTCAAGTGTGCTTTTCTTAAG TTTAAGATCGATCTGCAAAAAAAGGATGAGAAGGAAGCGATCGATCAAATTCAAGCCATGGTTAGCTGCATTGACTTCAACCCAGAATTCCTCACCCTTTCGACCCATGAAGCCATTGCTTGTCAGTCTCTTGCTGTAGCTGTCGCTTCATTATCTATCCTCCTCAACCTCTATGCCCCAGGAAAGCCTATGCGAATGCCAGAAGTGGCAGTGCTCCGAAATCTCATCACCCTTCTTCATAGGAACCCAGATGGGGAGCTTGAGATCCTCAAGTACACAAGTGTTGCTGGGGCCCGAAtgaccgagcttggagtggaaGGCTTCTTTGGGACTGGAGCAGTGGGGAGCCGTGAGCTAAACTGGTTTGCAGGGAATTCATGGAATATGGGGCTGAAGactggaaaggagaagaagtaTGAAGCTTGTGCCGAGTTCTTGGAGCTGGCATCGGCATTTTATAGCGCAATGAATGACGAGAGTAATGGAGACCAGGTGATGGTTTGCAAGTCTTTGATCCTAAGTGTAGGTGCCATGCTGAATGTTGAGGAGCAGAAGAAGGTTTCTTTGCTGGACTCTGATATCAAAAAGGCTATTGAAATGCTCAGTAGAGCAGGCAAG ATACTCCCTCTAGTCTCATCTGCAGTACAAATTGTCAATGATCAGCATGCTGAATATTCTGGCCTCTTCTTTCTCCACACCTTCAATAGCTATCATGTCCTGAACAGGCTCAACAGTGACACCCGGTCGCAGCAACTCCAACTGATCAAGAGCTTCGCTTCATCTAAAGCATGCACCCCAAATCATCTCCTCCAGCTAGGCTGCACCGCCTTACGAGGTGGAAGGCCCAACCTTGAGGCTGCTGAATTTGCCCTCAACGCCTGCCTTGCTGCCCTCCTCGCATCCCCTTTGCCTGACTATCATTTGATCAGCATTGTGCTCCGAAAGTTGGTCTGCCTTTCTGGGCTCCAGGACGCTGAAGGTGGGAAAAATGATGGGGCCTATCGTGTTTACAGGCAGGCATACCAGATCATTGTGGGGCTGAAGGATGGGGAGTATCCAATTGAAGAGGGGAAATGGCTTGCAACAACAGCATGGAACAAGTCAGGGTTGGCTGTCCGGCTCCATCAGTTCAATGTTGCAGAGAGATGGATGAAAATGGGGTTGGATTTGGCCAGACACCTGAAGGGCATGGAGAAGTATATAGAGGGGATGGAGGAGTATTTTGCAAATTTTGAAAGGCTTTGTGGTGTTGGTGCCGTTGATGGTAGTGGAGGTAATGAGGGGAAAGAGAGCAGCAGTAGATCTCAACCAGTCTTACTACAGACATTGTAA